A segment of the Phocoena sinus isolate mPhoSin1 chromosome 11, mPhoSin1.pri, whole genome shotgun sequence genome:
cacggctttttcctaatggcggctagcaacaaacaaacgacaaacaaacagacaattgggctcgagcctacctgatacctccgactcccgatgttcttgtgacccgggggcgagtggggatcccggacgagcccccaaatgttagacccaaacggtctacgagggattccaactcgcccaagaaccgccaagagtcgagagccgctgcaacacgcaagaggtttattaggagccgatgcaccggggttccctgaacctcacgcaggaggccgatggggaacccctaaaagcggaatcacacactttttataggtttatttactcatagggcgggtatattctcacaatgattgggtaaatgtggtaacttttgaattcattggcttaggaacttttgtcccaccttctggccgttatagttgtctgttcattgtggcggttagggcgtatacctgttacgggcaactggaaaattacccgctgtctggcaagtccccgtcaactgaaaaactccaagaattggtttcgatagggagaaggagtggcgcacgatagggagaagaattggtttcgatagggagaaggagtggcgcacgatagggagaagaattggtttcgatagggagaaggagtggcgcacgatagggagaagaattggtttacgggaacaagtgagggggtggaaagtccctaaaggccccacagttcATGTCTTCATAGGCCAGGGTTTGAAGGCCTAGCGGAGAAGGGGCTCAGGGGAGCCTGCCAAGAGTCTGGTCAAGGACAGAATCTTTGTCACTGGTCGGGGTCACAGGACATATTCAGTAAAAATATTCTGTTCCAACCCAAGCAGTCACTGAGGCCAGGATTCTCCTCTAGCCGAGACTCAGTTCTGGATAATGTAGTGTTGTGGCATATTTTGAGAAGCCTTGTGGCTTGCCAGCAAGTGGATGGAGCAGTTATAGCTCtgtgggtgaggggaggggccGGGCTGCCATGGAGTGGTAGGGCAGTCATTGTCCTAAGAGTTAAGGGAGCCCAGGGGTGGTGGTGAGAGATGTGAAGGGGAGTAATGCACGTACGGGCTGCGAGAGAGGGGCAGTTTCCCTTGGAGCTCTTTTCTCCTTAGATCTGagcctcttcctcttcccaaaTCAGAGAGCAGTGCAGGAAGCCAGGGGACGGCAGCCATGCTTCAGACAGCGTGGTCCCAGGTGAGCCGGCTTCCTGACAGCTTTTCTTAGATCAGCTCTCAGAGAAGTCTATGCCAGACTCGGGCCTGACTTGGGTTCCCCTTTGCCAGGCAGCTGTGGATGTGTGTCTGTGCGGGTGAGGGTGTGTTTGGGGAAAAGTGGTTTGAGGTGAGATGAGATTATCCCCAGTGGGAGATACCTTTGTCTACAGAGAGGACATGATTTTCAGAAGATCCATTTAATTGCATGAGTTGGAAGCACTCCAGTAAAATTTTCTGGGAGCTACAAATCCACATCAGTTTCTACAGATGAAGTCTACCAAGAGGCAGGTCTCCTGTGCCAGTAGTTTGCAACTGTCCTTGGAGGCCATGGAACTTAGAAGAATTTGGAAGACACCCTGGGGATGCTAGATGAGTAGAGCATGAATCtaggaggggcaggaggaggactGCAAAACCAATGACATTAGGCAGTTCCGACAATTATTGGGGAAATAAAGGAGGACTGAGTAGTGCATCAGAGGCTGTGGGGTGTGGAGCCAGAGAATTCCGTGTCATGTTTCCATGGTGTTTAAAATGCTTCCCAGCTCCCAGGAGAAACTGCACGGGTATTGGTTAATGGGcttttctagctgtgtggcctcggATTACTTCTAAACCTCtttggcttcagtttcctcagttgtaaaatgaGGAACGTAACAGTACCAATCtcagaagtgaaaatgaaaagcGATGATGCTTATAAAGCCTTAGCACAGTTTCTAGCACATATTAAGCTCCCATAAATCTTAGCTATTATATAAAGACCATTTAAGTGACTAGTGTAAGGAAGTTTAATTAATGAATATGAATTGATTGCAACAAAGTAATACAtttgtttaatgtattttaaaaatattagttctTCCTTTTGGATTGCGGTTACTGTCTAGATGATTCTATTTGGTTTCAATATCTATTTATATGTGTAGTTACAAAAGAGAGCTGGGCTGGAGCAATGTGCAGCAGATGCCTAAGTGCAGGAGACTGGTTACACGGTGCGTGAAAGGCCCCCATCATTGGGCATTTGAGACAGCAGAGGAAAGTCTCTGGATACTGTAGCACCTGTGGTCACAGAAGAGAAGCCATTCCTGTTACTGTGCAGGCCCTCTGTCATGTAGTTGAACTAATTGAAGATGCCTTTGTAATTAAAACCTTTCTGGGTAGAAGCACTGAATTTCTCCAGGTTGGGCCTGGAACACACATCCGGGTATATGGTGGGAAAGGGCTCTAAGGCTAAATGTTAATAGCTGTTTCCCTACACTGTGTCACACATTGGAGCCCAAGCAGCACTTGTATCTCTATAAACAACACAAACTTGTAAGCACTtattacgtgccaggcactaCTGTAAACACTTTGTCAATCCatgaattcatttaattattatcCTTCAACAGCCCTTTGTGGTTGGTACCACCATCATACCCATTTAACAATGAAACAGGCAAGGCAACTTGCTGCTggtcccacagctagtaagtggtacaGCGGCCAGGTTTTTGGACCAGGTGCTCTATGCTCTCAACCCATACACATCTGGTGGTTGAAGTGATGGGCTCCACTCTTCCAATTTCCAATCCTCCCACATTGGTGTAGCCACAGAACCCAGGCCTCTTGGGCACATGTGGATCAATGGTCCCCTCAGTACCTGGAAGGGCAACCAGAAGTAGTGAACGCCAGAACCCTGGGTAATTCCCAGGATTGAAACCATTCTGTGGCTTGAGCCAGCCGGCCTACATTCCCCGGAGGAGCTACCGAATGGGGGCGCTGCGGGACCCGAGCCTCCGGCCAGCAGCTCTGTCCTTTGCCATCTCCCGAAGTAGGGACTGGACGACTGCGGCTGCGATAGGGAGCCACAGAGATGGGAGACTTCCCGGGTTCCTAGAGAGGAGGGGAGACGGTTACCGCACTTGCCACTGAACCTGTTGGAAGCTTTCCCAGAGGCTGGCTGCAGTCCCATGCTTTCTCTTCGCTTGCACTGTGCGGGGTTAGTGGCTTCCTGGGATGCGGGTGCCGATGTCCGGGTAACAGATTCGCTTTCCCCGGGTGTAGTACCGGGTTCTCCAAACCCTTTGCCTTTGTGGTGAGGGGGTAGCGGAATGGAAAGGGGCCGAGGCGGACAGAAGGTATTTGCAGGGTGCGAGGCAGCATCACTCTTACCCGTGCCTCTGTATTTTCCTTTCAGTGTCACATCTCAGGACCTGAGGGCAGTGTGCGAAGCAGAGATGCCTGCCATGCTCCAGATCACCTGGCGCCCAGTGAGCGAGCATCCTTTCAGCCTCTGTggctccccttccctgccctctcaCCCTTTTGATGTCAAGAGAGCAGGTGTCAGCTCTGCATCCAGATCCAGGTCCAGGCCTGTGGCTTCCGTTGTGCATCTGTCATTGTCGGGTGtgtttggggaaggggaggagttaAGGGGAGTGGAGAAATGAGAATTCCCAAACTAAGACATAATCAAGATGGAAAAAACAAGTGAGTGTGGGGAATTGATTGGGATAGATTTGGCAGTTTGGGCTGAAAAATGGAAATGCACTAAAAAGTGGAAATCTGCATCACAGCATACAAGGAAGACCCTTTTCACTTCTGTCCACAAGATTGAAAAAGTCTTTGCTTGGATAAAGCAATTCTAGTAGTGTTTTTGTAGAATCCCAGGGCTCACCTCTCTGCTTCCCATATCTCAGGAATTGGTGTCCTTCATTGCCTCATACCCAGTatcttgaaaaccattgttttatGTAACTTGTCTTATTTTGGTTCAGGCAGGAGGATAAATCTGTTCCCTTTGACAACATCTAGATAAGAAGTGCAAGTTTTTcctcagcatttaaaaaacatgactCCTTTTACTTTGCCATCTCGACTCCCAAGTCttcatgtgtgtgttgttttccttctctgaaagccTTTAGGAtctttttttaagtctctttttctGAGGCTTCTCAGTGATGTGCTTTTGTGTAggtatttttcattcattccctATATACTCTGGgggtcctctctcctccctggtgCTTTGAAACAGAATGTGTTACCaagttataaatcaactatacttcaatcagaaaacaaaaaacaaacttccttttaaataaataaaaactcaaagaaaaaagaatattttaccaAGTTACAAAAAAAGCAgttcacactttaaaaatatccagaGCTCATCCTTTGTTCTGTGGTGTGAATCAGgctcttttttgtttgcttcctcCTGCACCAGCAGTTAAGATTcagctttcccttctcttctgtgtcAGTTACCATTTatcctttctctgcctttcaaAATTCTGTTAATACCTCTAGTCTGATTTGACTCTTCTTCTGTTGGGCCTTTGTGTTCCAGTGACCTTAGCGGGATTAGGGAGGGAGTAGAGATCAGTACAAAAGTTCTGTGGGCTGTGTTTATACAGATTTCCCCTGTGCATGTTCACACAAAACCCACGTAGGGGAGAGGAGCCAGAGGAACCCATAGGCACACGGAGCAGGACACGGCAGAGTCGATACAGAGATCAGCAGGTGAAGGAAGGGCTGTTCGCTGGGGATGACCACAAGGGATGCAGTGAGTCTAGGGTTCCCCTATTGATGAGGGCAATGCTGGCTGAGGGCTGGCCCCTGCGGAGAGGGGTGTAGGGGGCTTGAGCACTGGACAGCTGTCCTCGGCAATAACACCAGCCCCTGTGAGTCTCTCCCTTTACTTAGGCTCCTCTGCCCTCACACAGGGCTGGAGCAAGAACCTCTTGTTTCAGGAGCCAGTGACCTTTGAGGATGTGACTGTGTACTTCACCCAGAATGAATGGGTCATCCTGGATCCTGTGCAGAGGGCCTTGTACAGGGAGGTGATGCTGGAGAATTATGCACATGTGGCTTCCCTGGGTGAGATATCTTTTCTCCctgctcttctctgcctctgccctTTGAGCATcctgccttctttcttcctttgactTTGTGGGGTCTCTAATAACCCTTGTGGGCAGTTGCTCTGGAGGCTGAGCTCCCCAGAGGCTACTGGGTTGGGAGAGCCCTGGGTTCCCAGGTTTTGAAATCACTATCCTCTAACCCTGGGAGGGACTCTGCCCCATGCATGGAGGGAAATGAAGAGCTGTCAGGAGCTCACCAGAGCCTTTGCCTCCGTCTTCAAGTTCTCTGAATATTTGGGACTTGAGTAGAGGATTATTCCAAGACTCTGCCCTGCTTTGTGGGAACTTTCTGTCCTCTAAGATGCACAGGCTGACTTCACTTTGTTTCTCCCCACCTGGCTCACTGGACAAAAAGAGGGCTGAGAGGTGACCTTGCTTCATGATTCCCTCTACCTTTGTTTTCCTGTGTCTTTCTCCCTGGGCAGTTTTTTCGTTCACCAGACCTGTTCTGGTTTCTCAGCTGGAGTGAGGGGAACTGCCATGGGGCCTCGATCCCTGGGAACCCGTGGGCAGGGAGGCCCTCAGAGGAGTCTGTCCAGGTGAGTATGAGACCCTACCTTTTTTGCTTAGCCTGCTTTCTTGTTTTCACATTTCAATATGCACAGTGTTTCTTCTCTTGTGAGACTGTTTTCATTCCTCTGGAATCGTTACATGTGATGTTCTGCATTTATAGTGGTTGCCTCCCTCAAGTGAGGAAGGGCCCTTCTCTCCCAAGAAGGGTGTGGCTGCAAGATTTCTTTGCGTGCTCACATTTGCCTCTCCACCTCACCACCTGCCAAGGGACACTGTCTGAGCAGCTCTTATCATCCCTGTCAtgtagaaacattttatttttccatcagtTTGTTTTTGCAAAGATCAGGATGTCAGCCACCTTATGAGGAAAATAGACTTCTGGGGGCCTGCCTGGCAATCTACGTATGCATAGGGTACATTATTTGTATGGGAAATTGAAGTATGTGTTCCCAAACACTaacttaacaaatattaaaaatttatttttataatggaaatTTTCACACATATGCAGACACCAGCCAAATGCACCCAGTGTACCCCTTACCTCAACAGTCCACCTATATCCTGCCGTTCTTGTTTCATCTTCCCTCCAtggacacttaaaaatatatgggtacctccctggtgatccagtgggtaagactccacactcccaatgcagggggcctcggttagacccctggtcagggaactagatcccacatgcatgccgcaattaagagtccggatgccgcaactaagaagtctgcatgacGCAATGAAGATCccccgtgccgcaactaagacccagtgctgcctaaataaataaatattaaaaaaaatatatatatatatgtattttgtaatAGATGAACTTTTGAAGCAAAACTTGTAAATGAAAGGTGAATGGCTTCCTCATTTTGAGAGGTATTGATATGAGAATTAGAAATAacaacatagtatatatatatatgtatatatatatatatatatatattttttttttttttgcctttgttatTCTGCTTCACCCATTCCCTGCCTGTTAAAATTTCCTGTGCTCTTCAGACTCTTTACAGAGAATGTCCATTAATAATGCACATCgcaggacttccctcgtggtccaggggctaagactccgtgctcccaatgcagggggcctgggtttgatccctgctcagggaactagatcccacatgccacaactaagagtttgcatgccacaactaaacatcccgcatgctgcaactaaaagatctcgCACGCCGCAAccaagatcccgcgtgccacaactaagacccggtgctgccaaataaataaatattaaaaaaaaataatgcacatcGCTCCCCACCGCCTCCCCGCTGCAGCCTTGTGTGCTTTCCTGGATATGACCCCAAGACTTCAGGTTGTCtgggttaaaaaatattttctaaacagtTTGCTTGTAAACACATGAGGTTTTTCTCTGGCCCAGTGCTGATGattatattagtttttcttttttagttagtTTAGGATTTCACATTCCATATTGTTGTGTTAGACTGTATGTGCATCCTGTATAGAGTTTTAGGAAAAAGGACAACCATCGTTACGTGGTTGCCTCTAGGACTGATGTCCATTCTTGGAAGGGTTCTTCACATGTccagtgttcttttcttttagaggAAAGCCTGCACGtcttccccttccttctggaTGCTGTGGTGTTTGCCCTGCGTGGTCCCTTCAGCCACTGCATAGGAGCCTGCTGCTTTACTAGAGCCAACTTGATGACAGAGGTTGGGTCTCTCTCAAAGATTATGACAtggataacatttaaaaaaataagcagctCTTAAGGAATTTCAGCCCGTGGGACCTTTTGTGGGACTTGAGCTGCTCGACTGCCCCTTCTTCTCCACTCTCAGCCGTCTCTCACCTCGGGCTCTCCATTCATCACTTCTTTACATCTGCACTGATCCATCCGATCCACTTGGGAGACAGCAATTGGTCCTTCTGCCCTAGTGAACAGACTCTGCTGTTTTCCAGTCTTCACGCTCTTTACAGGAATGCTCCTGGCCTTGCTGGCCTCCCTGGCCTCTTTCACAGAGTTCCACTTTTGGGGTTCTGCTGCGTGGTGGTCTTTGATCATTTGGTGTACATATTGGAAAATATCCCCTTACTCAGGGCAAATCAGAACCACTTGAACCTATTCCCTCTTTAGcataagtattttctttttgtgatattgGGGGCTGacacttgtattttctttttatgatatCAGGCGGGGAGACCAGAACTGACAAGGAAGAATCAACGCCAAAAGAACACATTTCTAAAGAAGCAGAGTCCCACGGACTGACATTAGGAGGGCTGCCAGGGAATGTTCCCCAGCACCTTGGCTTCAGGAGCCACCTAGAACAGCACAGCCACGGGATGGTTAAGAGGACAAAGTCAAAGAGGAGAGATTTCACAGATGGGTCAACCAGGTATCAGGAGGCCTGTGCTGTGGAGAGCGGGGAGAAGTGTGAGAAACTGGGAAAATACATTAGTGTTAGCACACAACTCACTACAAATCAGACAATTTCTAGCGGTCAGCTATCTTATAAGTGTGGAAAATGTGACAGATGCTTCATTCGGATGGCAGACTTCCACAGACATCAGAGATGTCACACTGGTGAAAAGTCTTTTGAATGCAAAGAATGCGGAAAATACTTCAGCTATAATTCCTTACTTATCCGGCATCAGGTAATCCACACTGGGAAGAAACCATTTAAATGCAAAGAATGTGGGAAAGGTCTCAGTTCGGACATGGCCTTGATTCAGcatcagagaatccacactggagCAAAGCCTTATGAGTGTCGGGAGTGCGGCAAGGCCTTCAGCTGCAGCCCCGTCTTCCTCCAGCACCAGAGGttccacactggagagaagctCCATGAGTGCGACGAATGTTGGAAAACTTCCAGCTGTTAGCTCAAGTTTCATCCTCCATCAGCGAATgcacactggggagaaaccctGTGAATGTAAGGAGTGTGGGAAATGATTAAGCTCCAACACAGCCCTGACTCAGCATCAGCGGatccacactggggagaaaccttTTGAATGTAAGGAGTGTGGGAAGGCGTTCAATCAGAAAATCACCCTGGTTCAGCATGAGCGTGGCCACACTGGTGAGAAACCTTGAGTGTAAGGTGTGTGGGAAAACCTTTAGCTGGTGTGGAAGGTTCATCCTGCATCAGAAACTCCACGTGCAGGAGACATGTGTCCAAGAGTAGCACTCTCCACAGCTAGGCTCACAGTGCCTCTTGTTTCTCCCCATCTTCACGCTTTTGATCAGTGTCATCACTGCATTTTCTGAACTGTGctaattctgtttatttatttatggctgcatggggtcttaattgcagcatgcaggatctttcgttgtgtcgcaccagcttctctctagttgtggcgtgggctccagagtgtgcggGCTCATTAGCTGtagctcgcaggcttagttgccctgtggcatgtgggatctttgttccctgaccagggatcgaacccacttcccctgcgttggaaggtggattcctaaccactggaccaccagggaagtccctaactgtGCTAATTCTTAAACATCAGCTGCTTCTCTCTGTATAACTGCAACGCGTGCTTCTCTGGCCTGTCCCACTAAGCTGTTTAATTCAGACTCTCAGCTTCCATCATGAAACTTTCCTCAGGTTCTCTTAACCCTTGTTTCCCCAAGATGAACTCTCTTTACAGttagaaaagacaagaaacaaaccCCCAAACTTAAAAACATCAAAGGAAGGTTTCCAGATTGAAAGGATACACCAAGTGCCCAGCAAGATGGATTGGGGGGAAACCTACATCAAAGACCATCACTGTGAATGATCAAAGCACCAGGTTTAAAGAGAAGATGTTAAAATGTTTCTAGAGAGGGAAAACAAAAGATCAGGAGTAAGAATAGCACTGGATTTCTCAACAGCAACCTTGACAGTTAGATGACAATGGTGTATGCCTTTGACATTCTAAGGGAAATGATTTCCGCCAGAATTTTATACCCTCAAGTGTGGGTatagaataaagacatttcagaCCTTGTACCTCTTAAAATTTTATCTCCCCTGCATCCTTTCTCAGATGTGCAACCCTAAACAAGGGTTAAGAAAAGGCAAGCTATGTGGACCCTCTATTAAAATCTGTATATTGGAAGTCTCTTAAACACAAAAACAGAGGGGCCCTATCTGTGTGGAGCCATCTGCATCTTGGAAGGACAGTCCTAATAGGGTGCAGACTTCCAGAGACCTACCTTGGGTACAGTGCCCACCCTCACTACTTCTGACTCTGCAGTGACTCTTTGCTACTCAGTTGCAGTCTATGCCTTTGCAAAAATGGGGTGTTTGTACCCTTTGAATGAGATGCAAGGCCCTATTTGTCTTAAATTTGTCCATCTCATTACTGTTCCAAGTGACCTCCCATCAGCAAACATT
Coding sequences within it:
- the ZNF620 gene encoding LOW QUALITY PROTEIN: zinc finger protein 620 (The sequence of the model RefSeq protein was modified relative to this genomic sequence to represent the inferred CDS: inserted 2 bases in 1 codon; deleted 1 base in 1 codon; substituted 2 bases at 2 genomic stop codons), whose translation is MLSLRLHCAGVTSQDLRAVCEAEMPAMLQITWRPEPVTFEDVTVYFTQNEWVILDPVQRALYREVMLENYAHVASLVFSFTRPVLVSQLEXGELPWGLDPWEPVGREALRGVCPGGETRTDKEESTPKEHISKEAESHGLTLGGLPGNVPQHLGFRSHLEQHSHGMVKRTKSKRRDFTDGSTRYQEACAVESGEKCEKLGKYISVSTQLTTNQTISSGQLSYKCGKCDRCFIRMADFHRHQRCHTGEKSFECKECGKYFSYNSLLIRHQVIHTGKKPFKCKECGKGLSSDMALIQHQRIHTGAKPYECRECGKAFSCSPVFLQHQRFHTGEKLHECDECWKTSSCSSSFILHQRMHTGEKPCECKECGKXLSSNTALTQHQRIHTGEKPFECKECGKAFNQKITLVQHERGHTGEKPXECKVCGKTFSWCGRFILHQKLHVQETCVQE